A DNA window from Brachionichthys hirsutus isolate HB-005 chromosome 10, CSIRO-AGI_Bhir_v1, whole genome shotgun sequence contains the following coding sequences:
- the rraga gene encoding ras-related GTP-binding protein A: MSSTAMKKKVLLMGKSGSGKTSMRSIIFANYIARDTRRLGATIDVEHSHVRFLGNLVLNLWDCGGQDTFMENYFTSQRDNIFRNVEVLIYVFDVESRELEKDMHYYQSCLEAILQNSPDAKVFCLVHKMDLVQEDQRDLIFKEREEDLKRLSRPLACTCFRTSIWDETLYKAWSSIVYQLIPNVQQLETNLRTFAQIIEADEVLLFERATFLVISHYQCKEQRDAHRFEKISNIIKQFKLSCSKLAASFQSMEVRNSNFAAFIDVFTSNTYVMVIMSDPSIPSAATLINIRNARKHFEKLERVDGPKHSLHMRMR, encoded by the exons ATGTCAAGCACAGCGATGAAGAAAAAG gtGTTATTGATGGGGAAAAGTGGTTCTGGAAAGACCAGTATGAGATCAATCATTTTTGCCAATTACATAGCTCGGGACACGCGCCGCCTTGGAGCTACAA TTGATGTAGAGCACTCCCATGTACGGTTCCTGGGCAATCTGGTTCTGAACTTGTGGGACTGCGGAGG GCAGGACACATTCATGGAGAACTACTTCACCAGCCAGAGGgataacattttcaggaatgtGGAGGTTCTTATTTACGTGTTCGACGTTGAGAGCCGTGAGCTGGAGAAGGATATGCATTACTACCAGTCGTGTCTGGAGGCCATCCTGCAGAACTCTCCCGACGCTAAAGTGTTCTGTCTTGTTCACAAAATGGATCTGGTGCAAGAGGATCAGAGAGATTTG ATCTTTAAGGAGCGTGAAGAAGATCTGAAGAGGCTGTCCAGACCGCTGGCTTGCACCTGCTTCAGGACGTCAATCTGGGACGAAACTCTGTATAAG GCCTGGTCCAGTATTGTCTACCAGCTCATCCCAAATGTCCAGCAGCTTGAGACAAACTTGAGGACTTTTGCGCAGATCATAGAGGCAGATGAAGTTCTTCTGTTTGAGAGAGCCACCTTCCTG GTGATCTCTCACTATCAGTGCAAAGAGCAACGTGACGCTCACCGCTTTGAGAAGATTAGCAACATTATCAAACAGTTCAAACTCAGCTGTAG tAAACTGGCGGCCTCCTTTCAAAGCATGGAAGTGAGGAACTCCAACTTTGCAGCGTTCATTGACGTCTTCACCTCCAACACATACGTCATGGTTATCATGTCGGACCCCTCCATTC catctgCAGCCACTCTCATCAATATCCGCAATGCTAGGAAACACTTTGAGAAGTTGGAGCGGGTGGACGGACCCAAGCACAGCCTGCATATGAGAATGCGTTAG
- the chmp1b gene encoding charged multivesicular body protein 1b — protein sequence MEKNLFNLKFASKELLRNSKKCDKEEKAEKLKVKKAIQKGNMEVAKIHAENAIRQKNQSVNFLRMSARIDAVSARVQTAMTMNQVTKSMSGVVKSMDVVLKSMNLEKISALMDKFERQFETLDVQSAHMEDTMSNTTTLTTPQNQVDSLMQEMADESGLDLNMELPQGQSGSLGSTVASKEQDELSARLSKLRDQV from the exons ATGGAAA AAAATCTCTTCAACTTGAAATTTGCCTCCAAAGAGCTCCTAAGAAATTCAAAGAAATGTGACAAAgaggaaaaagcagaaaagctTAAAGTGAAGAAG GCCATCCAGAAGGGAAATATGGAAGTGGCTAAGATCCATGCAGAGAACGCCATCAGACAGAAGAACCAGTCGGTGAACTTCCTGAGGATGAGTGCTCGGATAGACGCTGTGTCAGCAAGGGTCCAAACTGCCATGACGATGAACCAG GTTACCAAATCTATGAGTGGAGTTGTGAAGAGCATGGATGTGGTTCTAAAGAGTATGAATCTGGAAAAG ATTTCAGCTCTCATGGACAAATTTGAACGCCAGTTTGAGACTCTAGATGTTCAGTCAGCCCACATGGAGGACACCATGAGCAACACGACAACTCTCACGACGCCTCAG AACCAAGTGGACTCATTGATGCAGGAAATGGCTGATGAATCAGG ATTGGACCTGAACATGGAGCTCCCTCAGGGCCAATCAGGATCTCTGGGTAGCACCGTGGCTTCTAAAGAACAG GATGAACTTTCTGCGAGGCTCTCCAAACTCAGAGACCAAGTTTGA
- the cnga2b gene encoding cyclic nucleotide gated channel subunit alpha 2b, whose protein sequence is MTGQVAERDRSPHNLSVKTTVEEELERAESILSRVPSICDDTSSELQRVAALDPHGGNSRNSFQRAGAVSRLVSLVLRLREWAHRSLLEEEERPDSFMERFRGPELRTAPSRTSNTQADANGNNTKGIFRKKWTLFVVSPSDDAYYRWLFVIATAVLYNWFLVVARACFDQLQVSNYICWLVLDYLADSVYLLDTCVRLRTGFLEQGLLVKDHAKLRDSYVRTLQFKLDVMSILPTDLAYFSTGIHTPQLRFNRLLRFPRMFEFFDRTETRTNYPNIFRICNLVLYILVIIHWNACIYYAISKSLGLGSDTWVFPNTTGSENSSLTHTYVYCLYWSTLTLTTIGEMPAPVRDEEYLFVVFDFLVGVLIFATIVGNVGSMIANLNATRAEFQARIDAVKHYMHFRKVSKGLETRVIKWFDYLWTNKKAVDEQEVLKNLPNKLCAEIAINVHLETLKKVRIFQDCEAGLLVELVLKLRPQVFSPGDYICRKGDIGKEMYIIKEGKLAVVADDGVTQYALLTSGSCFGEISILNIKGSKMGNRRTANIRSLGYSDLFCLSKDDLIEAVTEYPDAKTVLEERGREILMKEGLLDENAESGGLHKEDTEEKVERMESSLDTLQTRFARLLSEYTHTQQRLKQRITLLERRLNQTDCSADARDDVDAHTGTVNETDPGPGVHGDSSPPRQ, encoded by the exons ATGACCGGCCAGGTGGCGGAGAGAGACCGGTCGCCCCACAACCTGTCGGTGAAGACcactgtggaggaggagctcgaAAGAGCCGAGAGTATTCTCAGCAG GGTGCCATCCATCTGTGATGACACATCCTCGGAGCTACAAAGAGTCGCTGCTCTCGACCCACACGGAGGCAACTCCAGAAACTCTTTTCAGAGAGCTGGAGCCGTCTCAAG GTTGGTGAGTCTGGTGTTGAGACTGAGGGAATGGGCACACAGGAGtctgttggaggaggaggagcgaccAGACTCCTTCATGGAGCGCTTCCGCGGCCCCGAGCTGAGAACGGCCCCGAGCCGCACGAGCAACACGCAAGCAGATGCTAATGGAAACAATACCAAAGGGATATTTAG GAAGAAGTGGACCTTGTTTGTGGTGTCTCCCTCTGATGACGCCTACTACCGCTGGCTGTTCGTCATCGCCACCGCAGTGCTCTACAACTGGTTCCTTGTTGTAGCGAG GGCATGCTTTGATCAGTTACAGGTGAGCAATTACATCTGCTGGCTGGTGTTGGACTACCTCGCAGACTCTGTGTACTTATTGGACACGTGTGTCCGACTTCGCACCG GGTTCCTGGAACAGGGTTTGCTGGTGAAGGACCACGCCAAGCTTAGAGACAGCTACGTCCGAACGTTGCAGTTCAAACTGGACGTGATGTCCATCCTGCCCACTGACCTGGCGTACTTCTCCACTGGCATCCACACTCCACAGCTCAGGTTCAACCGGCTGCTGCGCTTCCCTCGCATGTTTGAATTCTTCGACCGCACCGAGACGCGAACCAACTACCCCAACATCTTCCGTATTTGCAACTTGGTGCTTTATATCCTTGTCATCATTCACTGGAACGCCTGCATCTACTATGCTATCTCAAAGTCTTTAGGACTTGGCTCGGACACTTGGGTGTTTCCAAACACCACCGGTTCTGAGAATTCCTCCCTCACCCATACTTACGTCTACTGTTTGTACTGGTCCACCCTCACTCTTACCACCATCGGAGAGATGCCGGCTCCTGTCCGAGATGAGGAGTACCTCTTCGTGGTGTTTGACTTCCTTGTTGGAGTGCTGATCTTTGCCACCATTGTGGGAAACGTCGGTTCTATGATTGCCAACTTGAATGCCACGCGTGCTGAATTTCAAGCTCGGATAGATGCCGTCAAACACTACATGCACTTCCGCAAGGTCAGCAAAGGGCTGGAGACCCGTGTCATTAAGTGGTTCGACTACCTCTGGACCAATAAGAAAGCAGTCGACGAGCAGGAAGTGCTCAAGAACTTGCCCAACAAACTGTGTGCTGAGATTGCCATCAATGTGCACCTGGAGACCCTGAAGAAAGTTCGCATCTTCCAAGACTGTGAAGCAGGACTGCTGGTGGAGCTGGTGCTCAAGCTTCGGCCACAGGTCTTCAGTCCTGGAGACTACATCTGCCGGAAGGGAGACATAGGAAAGGAGATGTACATCATTAAAGAGGGGAAGCTGGCAGTGGTGGCTGATGATGGGGTCACGCAGTACGCTCTCCTGACTTCTGGCAGCTGCTTCGGGGAGATCAGCATTCTGAACATCAAAGGCAGTAAGATGGGGAATCGGCGAACAGCCAACATTCGCAGCCTGGGCTACTCCGATCTCTTTTGCCTCTCTAAGGATGACCTGATAGAGGCAGTGACGGAGTATCCAGATGCTAAGACCGTACTGGAGGAGAGGGGCCGGGAGATCCTGATGAAAGAGGGTCTGCTGGATGAGAATGCAGAGAGCGGTGGGCTACACAAAGAAGACACGGAGGAGAAGGTGGAGCGGATGGAGTCCTCCTTGGACACACTCCAGACACGCTTTGCCCGTCTGCTCAGcgaatacacgcacacacagcagcggCTGAAGCAGCGCATCACCCTGCTGGAGCGCCGGCTCAATCAGACAGACTGCAGTGCTGATGCAAGAGATGACGTGGATGCGCATACAGGAACGGTCAACGAAACAGACCCCGGGCCTGGTGTCCACGGAGACAGCTCTCCACCGCGACAATGA